tcaaattcgcgaaagcttgaagaaggcagttttgcaaacttaaaatttgcatggagattcttaagttattcgattacttaaaacacgacgCTCTCTTAACCATTTGACCAATAatacacaacacacaacatttaCTAAAACTCgccattttattataaaatcatcattagacacaattctagttcaatattacgtaatactgtattgcatagaatacatattcgaaacagaaaagtaaattttcattcataattttttattttagaagtgtgttaatgtcATCATGTAAATTCTTGGCTGTAAAGTGGTTTTCATATTCTGACCCACCTGGCAGTATGTTAGGCACCTCGacttacaccagcttgagagtttggcagttcttgcgagtgacagtggtcgcaaatgCAATGGACAtttttgacgctgtcaaatgctGTGTATTGGTATATGGATGCCCTAAGGGTGATAGATGTCGTATCGATaatcatcttatgtttgaagaatttaatgacttttgagtcaccctgttcttcagtagagctgtcgtatGTCAATTAAAatcagaaattgctctctcttttttataataaaagccgtttgctatcttgaacaacaatgaggtGAACTATAATAGTTTTCGTGAAACGGGAATTAGAGCGGTATGTttacgctggaaatgggcatattccttagggtaacaactttgcccccacttcccGTATGTGTTACATCAGCATTTAAAAAGACTGCTATCTGGTACCATGTGAcatgaatgatgatgatgttttaaaTAAAAGGGGCTTCGAAATTCATCAGCTCATTTGCCTCTATTCTTCAAAAtagaccaatttggaaaactaaactaaacacccGGCCTTGAGAATGTCTCGCTGCCCGCTGATCGCTAgctagatgactgatgaattgtgaatactgtAGTTTGAAAACGCGAACGGCTTCTTTATACTCAATGAATAGAATACGGCGAAGCTAAGATTGCCATATTTTCTCTGTCCACATTGTCCATAGAAGGAATGCTGATGATCGATTGAAGTTCATTCTTATGGCCGTATCGGGTTTGATACCGCATCACTGAAATGGCTCTAAcacggtaaataataggatttagAATAACCAAACGTTTACGATCTTCGATTGAACAATTCATCCTTTCTTTTTTATGTTACCACTCAAATTACCTATGACTAACGTTAGACGTTAGACGTATTTTGATGAAAAAGTATTTGGATGTTCAGAATCCCAagccttatggcgggtttacattagggagatctatagctatagatggatttattcacgtgaatataggtgtaaacgggtgagaataaatatgatacacttattcgaggtatatataacttgaataaattcagcatatgtaaacgcttgtgaatttctcactggtgagaaatcactaaagttggatgcagttctacttcaggtgaataaattcaccgaaaatatgaatatattcattatagaagttcacgtgTAAACAGCGTAAACatttgatgcgatttctataaatctcatcatatttcttcacatgaatatatcactagtctaaactcaCCCTTACAAACAGATTTCACATCTGACATAAAATCGTCTTCATCGAAATTTGGAATTCTTGGTGAAAACTAATACATTTTATTTCTTGATATTGGAATGACAACTGATTGTGACAAATTTATATGTATTTATTTGACCATTTCTCAATAACTAGAGTTCCAAAGTTACGAAACAAACTATAGAACTATTGAAATGGTGGGCGCATTATCTTATCAAAAACTCCACTCCAAAACTTCCATTTAGTCCATTGGTATAGGGTCTAATCCGTGTTTTTCCCAAATATAACAGTCAAAATGAAACCCTAACAGATGTGCTTGAGCTTTGATAGACTgtgcaattcgtagttgctctccgtgattgacctgaatcagCGAAATTCCGCAAAGAAAACACCGAATGATGCTTGGaaatagcaaatcattctcattgtgcaagcctcggtgaatcgagctttaaatagtctaTAAGTCTATTgtctcagctcaatcggacttcatttactagtgtaacagtgttctgggatcgataccaggtgtctttgccagattccagaccagaaaaattggattgagaccatctcgaattctgcatggatcttttcactgttgtttgagtattttcaaacactttcgatacttggtcaaagaaaatccgttcttgatgggcTGCATTGCTCTTCCAAGCCTTCCTTCTTCCAAcattgtctgcccatcctttttttgtaattcagcggcatttggaatcaattagacccaagaaaagtctcaaacctgtaagACCAATTCACCCAACAGAAACGTATTcttgtcaccccacacaacatgcaaaaattaaaatgattgatgttgatgttgattcccacgaaaaactacgctgtgcaaaatatcagctcaatcggacttcatttactagtgtcgcacagtggtcaaagtttgagtttttagaaaaaaaccgaacaatcacccaaggggagagtaagggaaatcggggttttcagaaaaaaattgttgatgctaaatgtcttagaattgcatgaaacgtcgagatttactgttatctcggaaaaaagtttttttttgtgaaaaaatgactTTCTGGCACTTGCTcgttttttgtctgaaaagttgatttttgacgaaattttttttttcgagataacagtgaatctcgacgtttcatgcaattctaagacatttggcatcaaaaaaatttttgagaaccccgatgggtgatttttcgattttcagaaaacttaaattttaacaTCTGCGACATTAGTAAAtggagtccgaatgagctaatgttttgcagatggtattttatcgtgcaaatcaacatttcgcagggagtctcatatgaaaaatcgatatgacaattttcattggcaccccaaaccatacgttttgtcacgcattccaaaaaaaaacgacaaaggcccagagcgtcgatttttgacaaaaaaaaatttagagatgacagtagatcccgacgtttcatgcaatttgaagacatttggcatcaacatttttttttcgaaaaccccgatttcctttactccctccttgggtgatttttcgattttcaaaaaactcaaactttgacctctgtgcgacactagtaaatgaagtccgattgagctgatattttgcatagggtagttattcgtgggaatcaacattttcaatcaaattcgctttgaaaatttgagggtcacttttttcccatacatccattggcactctaatggacATATGTAAACAACACAGGTCATGACACAACCGCCGCGGGTATAATATTTGCAATACTCCTACTGGCGACTGAACGAGACTCTCAGGAAAGGGTATACGAAGAGCTGACAAAGGCCTGCGAGGTAAAACCCGAGAACGAAGCGTTCACTATGACGGACTACAACAACCTCAAATACTTGGACCGATTCGTGAAGGAATCACTACGATTGTATCCACCGGTGGCTTTTATTTCGAGGAGTCTCTCCGGCGCGTTGAACGTTGGTGTGTTGTAGTTTTCGTATCCTGAACAATATTACTTGAATTAACAATTACCTCTATTTTGCTAATCAGATTCAACCACTTTCCCCCATGGAACGATCACCAACATACACATTTATGATCTTCATCGGGACCCAGTCCAGTTTCCAGATCCGGAAAAGTTCGACCCAGATCGCTTCCTGCCGGAAGCAGTTGCCAAGCGCAATCCATACGCGTATGTTCCTTTTAGTGCAGGCCAGAGAAACTGTATAGGCCAGAAGTACGCTTTGCTAGAGATGAAAACCGTCATCTGCGCACTGTTGAGGAACTATCGAATCCTACCCATAACTACGCGTGATGAAATCGTTTTCGTTGCCGATCTGGTTCTTCGAGCGAAAACCCCAATCAAAGTCCAATTCATCAAGCGGTAAGCGGGTTGTCTTCGTGAAATATTGTTTGTAAATATTGCTGTAATAGGAATAAAATGTGGAATACCGTCTAGAATGAGTCTATCACTCCTTATCATCCCTAGCGTTAAAGCTCTGTGCTTCTGATACGCTGTTGTTTATAAATAGTCTTTCTCTACTGCGTTCGGTTCAATATTGTACCAGTTGTGCCGCGGCGTTCATTGTGCGCAAATATCGTAAAATGGAGCTATGGACCAATTTGAGTTCACTATTCGTATTGTTGCTTCTGGTTCTTTTGTTGTACGACATTATCGATAAGCGCGGATCCGTATATCAAGCACTTAAAAAATTTCCCGGTCCACCCATTCGACCGATCATTGGGACTTTGCAAGAGACAATTTTTATGAACCAAGGTAAGCTTCAACTCTAAATACTTTGATTCAACGATTCATTGGATAACTGTTCGTTTATAGCGAAAGCTTATCGAGGTGCGAGGAAATGGCCGCTTCAATACGGTGGATCGTATCTACTCTGGATGAATAGCTCTTTATGTGTGCTGAACATAGTTCGAGTTCGTGAAGCTGAACCTCTGCTGTCCAGtacaaaaaatatcgacaagagtcgtttttatcattttttgcaCCCTTTCTTGGGATTGGGTTTACTGAACAGCTCCGGTCAAAAGTGGATGCATCGACGGAGAATCCTAACTCCTACCTttcattttaatattttgaatttattttacggGACGTTCGTGGAAGAGTGTGATCAGCTGTTGGAAACGTTGGCAGCAGATGCGGCCGAAGGGAAACCAACTTCGCTGCAATCAGTGATGTGTCGGTTTACTTTGAGTACTATATGTGGTAAGATTCGGAATTGGTACGTGGAAATGGACGCAGATATTGATATCTACCTTTTACAGCGACATCTATGGGAGTGAAATTATCTACGATGGCTGGAGCTGACGAGTATCGACAGAAGTTATACGAAATTGGTGACTTGTTGGTGCATCGACTGATGCGACCCTGGTTATTCAGTGACTTTGTATGCAAAATCATTGGTTATCATGCTGCGCTTGAAAAACTTCTACTTCCTGTGCATTCTTTCACAACAAATATTATCAACAGTCGAAGAAAACAATTCCAGCTGAGCTCGGCTACAATAGACACAGAGGAGAATGTGTAGGTATGCTTTTCCACGGCGTCAAGTATGTTATATCGTTATCATTACAGTTACCTGAACACTAAGAGGCGTTACGCTATGCTCGATTCGCTTCTGCTCGCCGAGCAAAAACAACAAATCGACGAAGAAGGTATCCGCGAGGAAGTGAATACCTTCACCTTCGAGGGTCACGACACCACGGCGTCAGCATTGGTCTTCATTTTCTTTACACTGGCACGCGAACAATCGGTCCAGGAGCGAATTCACCGCGAAATAGATGAGGTGTACAACCGAAAGCCCCCGACGGACAAATCGTTCAAACCGCAAGACTTTGCCGAGATGAAGTTCCTGGATCGTGCCTTGAAGGAGTGTCTGCGCTTGTGGCCACCGGTTACATTCATATCCCGAGAGGTCACTGAAACAATGATATTATCGGACGGAAACGTGATTCCGGCAGGGACTATCGCGAACATTCACATTACCGACCTGCACAGAGATCCAGAACAGTTCCCGGATCCGTTAGTGTTCGATGCCGATCGATTTCTGCCGGAGAACGTGGACCGCAGAAATCCGTACGCTTATGTGCCGTTTAGTGCTGGACAGCGAAACTGTATCGGACAGAAGTATGCTATGCTGGAATTGAAAACAGTCGTAGTGCATACCTTGCTCCGTTTTCGAGTATTGCCGGTTACACTACTCGAGGAGATACATTTCGTAGCGGATCTTGTGCTGCGCAGTACGAATCCGATCGAGGTGAGGTTCATCGAGCGCTGAGTTGTGGAGCGATCCCAAaacttatttttaatttgacaaTAAACGATGGTAAATAAATTTGTAGAAACCTAACAAACGCGTTAATATATATTCATTTAAGGAACCAAAATgaaatcagtattcattgcttgcTAAGGGTGCGGATTGGTTAGGAATGTAAATTAGAGACGtatacgtaaaaataatgaaattgcaCCCTCTCAGACTTGGAGTCAGGCAAAACCAATGTATGTGTCAGATAGCTGCTTACTGACTGAAGcgacgtttgtttgtttgttccataatgattttaatcttacaaGTGCATTCACCTATAAAGCTGAAATAAGAATAGAACAAAATCACAAGTGAAATTTACTTTATTACTCCACCCAGCGTGAAGGTGAAACTTATGTGCAACATTTTACTTCTACCTTGCTCCTgcgttgcatttgcatttcgagcgagcgaTATTTTTCACAGCAGATTTCAAAATGGTAGTGGTGTATAAAAACTTCGTCAAGAAGCTGCGTTGGGTATTCGTTATAGGTTGTGCGGATGGATGTGCCCAGAAATgttagaacaaatgtatagaaaaatagtAGCGCCTCCCATTTTCATCAGTTTAAATCCTTTTTGGATTAGGGAATTGTAAACTATAGCAagtcaaacgaatcttagagaaattCCGATTCAATTAATATGCAGAATACAAGAATTCGTTCATAGCAAAGatagttattaacttaaaaactatttcttaaaatcgtgaaatgtctccggatttggcacccttaccgAAAGACAGAAACCAACGCCAAAAACTTATTTCGTAGAAGCGATAAAATGCATCAATATCGGTTGTTTTAAGTATTTTTCCAGGACCACTTTCTCGCAATAGGACGTAGGCGCTAATTTGTAGGTAAAATATTACTCTACCAATGTGCACCGAATAAACAACAATAGTGATAATAATtagtagtgatgaaacggatagtggtttggccggatacGGGATATCCGGCCAGCTTCGAGGCTCGTTATTAGCAAATACAAAATTAAGAGAAACGGCATGTGACATGGTGCAAATAAATTGTTAAATGTAAGAaacaaataaacacatttttcaataaaaattttgaacgaatattaaatttttcgtttagaatAAGTATCTAATTTAGCTTAGCGCAGTGGCAATATCCAAACCAATGAGGTCATACCGAGGTTCAATTACtactagttgaaaaaaaatcatattcaacAGTGTATCATGTTTTCTACAAGGAATTTAGGACAGTTTTATTCTGATAATGgttttatatttttgtaaatAGATTTTTGTGAGTGTATTGAGATAATTCGAATACTGGCCGAGTAAGAGTTacatgcaatcagcaatcaattattttcattgagattgaaaataatttgatactacaatgacgagttttggaaatttatagtgaaaggaaattgtaaagggccaTTTAGaagaagttttccgggtcagctagttaaacaATGAAGTTGGTTCTTAAAAGTATGCAATGTTTGTTAAGAGTGAAAAGGAAAGCATAAACGTAAACATGTATTCTTTTCGGAcgtgggccgtgtatgtggcaagggTTAATGCGTGCATATTTGTAATGTGTcctctcatattgctcttatattgctactGTACATACATTATACAAATTCTGTACTAGTATGTGAGGGTAgcatgttttttgttattttcaagttcattcaatgttataaatcagGTTGACAAACTGCTTTTTAAGTCTCACAtagataatgtcatcaaaaaaattgcaaaaaatacggTATCATGTGTCGTTTAAGAAATGAGTTGACAATTTCGAGTAAAGTTCAATTCTATAAATCAATAATATCGCCACACATAgacttctgttcatccattctttttcttgctaacgaaacacaaatgttgaggctacaacgtttacaaaataaagtaatgcgctTAATTTTGCGttgta
The Toxorhynchites rutilus septentrionalis strain SRP chromosome 2, ASM2978413v1, whole genome shotgun sequence genome window above contains:
- the LOC129768919 gene encoding probable cytochrome P450 4ac1, with the protein product MELWTNLSSLFVLLLLVLLLYDIIDKRGSVYQALKKFPGPPIRPIIGTLQETIFMNQAKAYRGARKWPLQYGGSYLLWMNSSLCVLNIVRVREAEPLLSSTKNIDKSRFYHFLHPFLGLGLLNSSGQKWMHRRRILTPTFHFNILNLFYGTFVEECDQLLETLAADAAEGKPTSLQSVMCRFTLSTICATSMGVKLSTMAGADEYRQKLYEIGDLLVHRLMRPWLFSDFVCKIIGYHAALEKLLLPVHSFTTNIINSRRKQFQLSSATIDTEENVYLNTKRRYAMLDSLLLAEQKQQIDEEGIREEVNTFTFEGHDTTASALVFIFFTLAREQSVQERIHREIDEVYNRKPPTDKSFKPQDFAEMKFLDRALKECLRLWPPVTFISREVTETMILSDGNVIPAGTIANIHITDLHRDPEQFPDPLVFDADRFLPENVDRRNPYAYVPFSAGQRNCIGQKYAMLELKTVVVHTLLRFRVLPVTLLEEIHFVADLVLRSTNPIEVRFIER